The genomic interval GGCCAGCACCGGCGGCATCAGCGCCAGCGTCAGCGTCGGCACGGCCCCCGACGACCTGAACCGCAACCGCCTGGCCCTGACCTTCAGCGGCAAGGCCCTGGCCCGCAACGCCGGCGAACTCGTGAACATCCTGCACGACGTCATTGCCAAACCAGAATTTGACCAGGAACGCCTGCGGCAACTCCTCGAACAACGCCTCGCCGGAATGAAAGCCAGCGTCGTGCAGAGCGGCAACGCCTACGCCGACCGCCTCGCCAGCGCTCAGGTCAGCCCCAGCGCCGCCCTCGACGAACGCCTCGGCGGCCTCACCGCCCTGGCCACCCTGAAAGGCATCGTGGAAGGGGCCGAAGGGCAGGCGGGTGACCTGAACGCCCGTCTGAACGATCTGCTCGGCAAATTCGGGCGCGTTACCGAGCTGCTTCTGCGTGGCCAGCCGCTGCTGTGTCTCACTGCCCTGCCCGAAGACATTGGGCTCGACCTCACGTCTATTACGCAGGAATTCCACGGCGACGCCCCGGTCGGCCGGCCGCAGCCTGGCCTCGCTGGCCGCACCCCGCAGGCCCGCACCACCGACAGCCCCGTGGCCTTCAACGCCGCCGCCTACCTGACCGTGCCGTACACCCACCCCGACAGTCCCGCCCTGCTCGTTCTCTCGCGCCTCCTGAGAAGCAACTACCTTCTCAAAGAGATCCGCGAGAAAGGTGGGGCCTATGGCGCCGCCGCCAGCTTCGATACCAGGAGCGGCAATTTCAGCTACTCCAGCTACCGCGACCCTAACATTGCCCGCACCTACCAGACATACCGCGACGCCCGGCAGTACCTGAACACCGAACTCACCGAGCGCGCCCTTACCGAAGCCATTCTGGGGGCCAGCAAGACCCTCGATCCCCTCACCAGCCCCGACACCATAGGCCGCATGCGTTTCTACGGCGATCAGGCCGGGTACACGCCCGAGGTTCAGGAAGCGTACAAAGCCAGGCTCCTGAAAGTGACCCTCGACGACCTGAAGCGCGTCATGGACACCTACCTCACGCCCGAGAAGGCCGCCTACGCCCTCGTGGCCGGGAAAGACCCCAACGAGGACACCAAGGATCTGGGCCTGAACTGGGACGTTCGGGAAATCTGAATTGGTAGAACTGAGCGGTTGAGCTGCCCGTGAACCCACCCCCCTCCCCGCAAGGCAGGGGGGCTTGCGTTGCCACGGGGCATTGGTGAGGCGCGGTCGTTGATTGGCTCTGGGCAGAAGCACCAGCGTTCTGCGCGGTTTCCGCCGGGCGAATGGCCACCACGTCGCCGGAGAGACGACCAGCTTCAGCATGCTCTCGCCGCGCACGTGCAGTGTTCTGGTCAGGACATAGATGCCAGATGCTGGGCCAGGTCGTGCGCGACGGCCAGGCCCAGGGTGTCGGCGTGCGGGCCGCCCAGCAGCAGGTGATGGCCGGGCGCGGGGGTTTCCCACACAGGCGGGGCCTGCGGGTCGCCGCGCACCAGCGTGACCCACGCGCCAGGCAGGTCGCTGAGGCTGCGGCCCACCTGAAGGTGCGGGCCGGCCAGGGCGGGCAGGGCGTCCATCAGGTTCACCAGGTCTTCGAGCACCTCGCGGCGCAGGCCGGTGGGCACGCCCGTCAGGTGCCCACCAGTGGGCTGGTAGCCGTGCGGGTCGCGGTGGTGCAGCCGCGGAATCAGCGTGAAGGCGCCGTGCTGGGGGCGTAAGGTCAGGCCGCTCACGCGCACGGCGGGCGTGCCGGGCGGGCTGGGCAGGTTCAGGCGCGGGTACTGCTGGTAGGCGCGGCCATGCTGTGTATGAACACCCAGGCCATGTTCCAGCAGCGGCGGCCCGCCTGCGCCCGCCGCCACGACGATGTGCCTGGCCCGCACCACCTTGACCTCGTGCGTCACGATCTGGTGGGTATTCGTGACGGTCAGGCGCTCCAGCATGACCTGCGGGCCTGGCGCGTGTTTCAGGCGGGCGCGGGTGTTCAGCAGCAGGTTCGCGCCCAGCCGCACGGCCTGCTGCGCGGCGTTCAGCGCCACACTGGCAGGGCGGTAGAGCGCGGCCTGCCGGTCGACGCGCGCCAGCGGCAAAGCCTCCAGGTTCGCCAGTTCCCTGAGCACCGGGAATTCACGCGCCAGTTCGGCGGTGCTTTCATAGGGGACAGCTGCCGAGGGCTGGCCTCCTTGTGGGCTGTGGTCATGACCGGGCAGGGGAGAGGCGCACAGTTCGATCAGGGGGCAGGGCTCGAAAGGCATGTCCCCGAACGCCGAGGCTAGCTGCTCGCGCGTCCACTGCGCTTGCTCCAACCACTGTGCCTGCTCCAACCACTGGTCTTGCTGTGACCACTGGGCCCGCTGGGGCAGATCCAGCGTCGTCCACAGGCCGGGGGCCAGGATGGTCGCACCTTCCTCGTTCGGCAGGCCGCCTTCCTCGACCATGAGAAGCGAGAGGTGCGGCGCGAGCCGGCGCAGGAACAGCGCCAGCGCCGCGCCCATGCGGCCCGCCCCGACCACCACTACGTCGAATTCTGCGGCCTGGAAGGGCTGGCCCACATGCGCCCACACTTGCCCGGGAGAAGTCATGCCTTTCATCATGCCGGATGGGGCCGCCGCCTCTCTCACGTGGCTGTCAGACGATCTACAGAGTGAATTCGTATACTCGGCGCATTCATGCGTGTCTCACGGCCCCTTCGTTTCCTCTGCTGCGGCGCGGGCCTCGCCGCGTGTCTCCCCGCCGCCCAGGCCCTCAACGTGCGCGTCCTGATCGCTCAGGCCCCCCAGGTCACCATCCGCGTGAACCCTGGCAGCGCCTCCAGCACGGCCCCGGCCGCGCCGGCCAATCCGGTATCGACTAGCAGTGTCCCGGCCAGCAGCGCGGCCTCCAGCTGGACGGTGGGCGTCAGCGGCGCGGGGCAGGTCACGGGCTTGACCCTCAACGGTCAGCCGGCCGGCAACGCCACGCTGTACCTGCCGCCTGCGCCGGGCAGCCGCGTGGACATCGCCGGAAAAAGCTACCGCGGCGGCGTGCTGCTGCGGGCCCAGGCCGGCGCGGTGCAGGCCATCAACGTGGTGGAGGTCGACGATTACGTGCGCGGTGTGGTGGCCTCGGAGATGCCGGCCAGCTGGCCCGCCGGGGCGCTGGCCGCGCAGGCCATCATCGCCCGGACGTACGTGGCGGCCCGCATCAACCCGGCGCAGCCCTACGACACCTGCGCCACCGAAAGCTGTCAGGTGTACGGGGGCGTGGCCGCCGAGAAGCCCAGCACCGACGCCGCTGTGCGCTCGACCGCCGGGCAGGTGGTGGCGTTCGGCGGCAAGGCCGCCACCACCTACTTCAGCAGCGACTCCGGGGGCTATACCGCCTCGGCCGCCGAGGTGTGGAACATGAAAGGCCTGCCGTACCTGCCCGCGCAGGCCGACCCTTTCTCGCTGGGCGGGCCACGCGGGCAATGGGACTTGTCGGTGCCGCAGGCCCAGGTGCAGGTGATCGCCTCGCGCTACGGCGCCAGGGTCGGCCCGCTCGCCAGCGTGGTGGTCAGCAAGATGTCGGAGTCCGGCCGGCCCCAGGAAATCACCTTTACCGGCACGGGCGGCACCTTCAAACTGCAGGGCGCGGAAGCCGGCGGATTCATTCGTGCCCTGGGGGCCGGCAGCAGCCGCGCCACCCTCAGGGGCATCAACCCGCTGGTGGTGTCCGGCACCGGGCAGGGTCACGGCGTGGGTCTCTCGCAGTACGGGGCGCTGGGCATGGCCAAAAAAGGCTACGATCACCTGCATATCCTGGGCTTTTACTACCCCGGCACGGTGCTCAGCGCCCTGGCCGCTGCGCCGCAGAAACCGGGGCCGCGCCTGGCCGGGGGAGAACGTCTACCCACTTGGCACCAGGCCGCGCCACTGCTTACGCCCCTGGTGTCCAATTCAATGGTCTCCACTTCACTGGTGTGCCCCTCTGCGCCGTCTGAGACCGACCTGCTGGCGGATCGGCATGCCCCGCTGGCCGGAGTAGTTCAGTGAAGCAGTTAATGAAGCAGCGGTCAGGGAAACCGCGTGCTGGCCGCCCGGCCCGCTCCACCCGTCGGGGCCGCCGCGCCCTGCTGGCCGCGCTGCTGGGGCTGACGCTGCTGGGCGGCGCGCAGGCCCGCACCGTCAAGATCATCACTGCCCAGACCCTGGAACTGCGCAACCAGGACGGCCAGGAGATCGTGATCATCGCCGGCGAGAACGTCGAGATTCGCCTGGACGACGACATCATCAAGGCCAAGCGCGTGGAGTTCAACCGCACCCGCCGCACCCTGACGCTGGTGGGGTACGCCACCTACCACACCGCCAAGGACGGCCAGGACCTCAAAGGCAACGACCTGGTGGTCGATCTGGGCAGCGAGGCCCTGACCGGCCAGGACGTGCTGATCAGCGACGCCGACCTGGAAATTCGCGGCGCGGCCGTCGAGCGCGTGCCGGGCCAGCTGCGTGCCCAGGGCGGGTACTTCACGCCGTGCGCCAAGTGTGGCCGCACGCCCAACGATTACGCTTTCAGGGCGCAGCAACTGGTGGTGTACCCCGGTGACCGCCTGATCGCCTACCGCGCGCAACTGCTGATCGCCGAGCGGCCGGTGCTGTACCTGCCGGTGGTGGTGCTGCCCCTCAACGACCAGGCCCGTCAGCCGCGCCTGGCGGTGGGGCGGGGTGACCCGGACGGCCTGACGGTCGAGGCCGATCTGCCCTTCTCGGTGGGCAGCAGTGTCCTGGGCACCACGCTGCTGCGCTATTACCAGTACCGCAGCCCCAGCTTCGGCGGTGGGGTCGACCTTCACGCCTACGCGCCTAATCGCCTGATCGACCGCGCCGATCTGTACTTCCTGGCGCTGCCCAAACCCTTTCTGGTGGGCAGCGACGGCGAACCCGAGCGCCAGAGCGGGTACGACCTCGACCTCAACTTCAGCGTGAAGGGCCGCGTGCCGCTCATGCTGGCTGAAAAGGACATGGAGTACGCCCTGAATGTGGTGCGGCGCGACATCGGTCTGCCGCCCGAGGATAAGAGCCGGGGCGTGACCCTGGTGGACTTCTCGGCGCAGGCCGACTACCCGCGCTTCAGTGCCCGCCTGAACTACAACGACCGTTTCGGCCCGCCGCCCGAGCAGGCGCTGTCCAGGGAACTGCGGCACCCCGAGGTGATCGTGGACGTCAAGCCCTTCACGGTCTCGCTGGGCGGCCTGGGCGACGTCAGCGCCGACTTCAAGTTCAGCGCCGGGCAGTACACGGCGGCCAGCAACCCGCTATCGCGCAGCGCCAGCCTCCAGGGCCTGAACTACACCACCTCGCGCCTGGAGGAAGTGCACGCCCTGAGTTACACGCGCCCTCTCTGGCGCGGCGCGGAAATTGCCGCCAGCAACACCTTTACCGGGCGTTATTACGGCAACGGTTCGCGCACCGTGCAACTGGAGTTCGGTGTGAAATTCACGCAGCGCTGGGCGGGCAGCAACACCTTCACGGTCGAGCAGCGTTACCTGCGGTACGAGGGCACCAGCCCCTTCGCGTTCGATGTGGTGTCCCGGCGCCTGAGTGCGCCGCTGGACATCCGGGTGGACACCGTGCCGGTGCGCGACACCACCTTCAGCGTCACGTACACCCGCGACGGGTTCCGGCAACCCGGTCAGAAGGAACGCACCCAGGTGTTCGGCGTGAGCGGCAGCGTGAACCGCAAGCCCGTCAGCGCCTATTACAACCTGAGCTACGATTTTGCGACCGACAACCTGTCCTCCGGGAGTTTCAGCGTCACCGTGGGCGACCCGGACTCGGGCAAGCTGACCCTGGTACCCGCCACGCCGGCCCTGCTGGCCACCCCCACCGCGCCCGCCGTACCCGCCCGCGCGGCGTATTACAGGCGCAGCAGCGCCTGGCCGTTCCCCAACTTGAGCTTCACAGTCAGCGGCGGGTACGCCCTTCAAACGCGCATTCAACCCGTGACCGTCAAGGCCACCGTGACCGACGGCGGCGCGCGCACCAACTATTTCAGCGTGTCGGGCACCTACGACCTGCAGGGCCAGGCCGAGACGCTGCGCCTGAACGGCGGCACCCTGCAAGGTGAGGAGCGCAACCTCACCAACCTGGACGTGAATTACAGTGCCTCGGCCACCTTCGACACGGTCTTGAACCCACTGAGCGTGAGCGGCAGCGAGAGTCTGAACCTGCGTGACCCGTACCTCAGCGGCAACCACAACGTGAACTGGCGCGGCTTCACCTTCAACACCAACCACAGCCTGGATCTGGAGACCGACCCCGCGACCAAGGAAAGTGGCACCGTGAATTTCAGCGTGGGGAACCCCGCCGGGTCGGCCACCAACTGGAACCTCAATTACGGCGGCCCCTACGACCTGCGCCGGGTCGGCTTCACCCGGCCGCAACTGACCGCCGCCTTCAAGACCACCGTGCCGGGGCAGCGCCTGGCCGCCAGCGCCAGCGTCAACCTGAGGGGCCTGGATCAGCCGCGCACCGAACTTGCGCGGGCCAGCCTGGACGCCGCCTGGCAAAAAGGCCGCTTCGCCGTGTCCGGGCAGGCCACCTACAGCCGCGTTCGCAGCGGCGAGTACCCCAACGACCAGGCCAGCGACACCCTGGTGGTCGACCCGCTGCGCGTGGGTGTGGGCCTGGGCAAAGGGCCGCGCCCGGACGTGTACCTGACCGCCAGCCTGCGCCAGACCTTCCGGTACGTTGGCGGCGTGCGGCAGGACGACAAACCCATTTCGCCGGTTTTCGGCCTGACCTGGGACCGCTGCTGCTGGGCCCTGCAGGGCGAGTACGACGTGGGCCTCAAGCGCCTGCGCATCGCCATCGGCCTGCCCGGCCAGACCTACTCCATTTTCGACCGGCTGGACGGCAGCAACAGTTACCCCTTCAAGCCCTACGCCCCCACCTACTGAAATCCGCCCGGCGGCAACTCGCTGCCTCCACCAATTCCCAGAGGTGAACCATGAAGCTCTTTTCGACCCTGAGCGCCGCCCTGCTCGGCACGGCCCTCCTGAGCGCCTGCACCGGCACTGAGGAAACGCCCCCCAACCTGCGCCTGCTGGTGCTGACCGACGGCGGCAAGACCCTGGGGTACGCCAACAGCAGCGAAACCGGCCAGACCGGCCTTCAGGGCCTGGTCGCCCTGGAGAACGGCGTGGACATCGAGTCCCTGAACAGCGGGCGCAATTTCGCACTGGTGCAGCGCACGGGCGTGCAAAACCGCGACGTGAACCTGCAGGTCGCCACGTCCTTCACGGCCCCGCCCTTCACGCCGGTGTGCTTTACGCGGGCGGCCATGAATGCCCTGCGTGACCGCCTGCTGGCGCTGCAGGAGTGCCCCAACGGCCCGCAGCAACTGGCGCTGTACCGCGTCGACGGCACGCTGGTCTGGACGGCGCTGCTGCCCACCAACCTGGTGACCGCGCCCGGCCCGGACACCCCGCCCACCCGCCTGGCTGCCGGGCCGGGCGACACCGCGGTCGTGGCACGCGCGGCCTTGGGCGGCGGCAGCGAAGTCATTCTGGTGGCCCCCCGAATCGTCGGCGACACCACCCAGGCGATCGTGGGTACCCCTCAGCCCACCGACAGCATCCGCGACCTGGCCGCGTATGGCAGCGCTATCTACGCCGCCACCGA from Deinococcus fonticola carries:
- a CDS encoding FAD-dependent oxidoreductase — translated: MTSPGQVWAHVGQPFQAAEFDVVVVGAGRMGAALALFLRRLAPHLSLLMVEEGGLPNEEGATILAPGLWTTLDLPQRAQWSQQDQWLEQAQWLEQAQWTREQLASAFGDMPFEPCPLIELCASPLPGHDHSPQGGQPSAAVPYESTAELAREFPVLRELANLEALPLARVDRQAALYRPASVALNAAQQAVRLGANLLLNTRARLKHAPGPQVMLERLTVTNTHQIVTHEVKVVRARHIVVAAGAGGPPLLEHGLGVHTQHGRAYQQYPRLNLPSPPGTPAVRVSGLTLRPQHGAFTLIPRLHHRDPHGYQPTGGHLTGVPTGLRREVLEDLVNLMDALPALAGPHLQVGRSLSDLPGAWVTLVRGDPQAPPVWETPAPGHHLLLGGPHADTLGLAVAHDLAQHLASMS
- a CDS encoding SpoIID/LytB domain-containing protein; its protein translation is MRVSRPLRFLCCGAGLAACLPAAQALNVRVLIAQAPQVTIRVNPGSASSTAPAAPANPVSTSSVPASSAASSWTVGVSGAGQVTGLTLNGQPAGNATLYLPPAPGSRVDIAGKSYRGGVLLRAQAGAVQAINVVEVDDYVRGVVASEMPASWPAGALAAQAIIARTYVAARINPAQPYDTCATESCQVYGGVAAEKPSTDAAVRSTAGQVVAFGGKAATTYFSSDSGGYTASAAEVWNMKGLPYLPAQADPFSLGGPRGQWDLSVPQAQVQVIASRYGARVGPLASVVVSKMSESGRPQEITFTGTGGTFKLQGAEAGGFIRALGAGSSRATLRGINPLVVSGTGQGHGVGLSQYGALGMAKKGYDHLHILGFYYPGTVLSALAAAPQKPGPRLAGGERLPTWHQAAPLLTPLVSNSMVSTSLVCPSAPSETDLLADRHAPLAGVVQ